The following are encoded together in the Phyllopteryx taeniolatus isolate TA_2022b chromosome 21, UOR_Ptae_1.2, whole genome shotgun sequence genome:
- the ripor2 gene encoding rho family-interacting cell polarization regulator 2 isoform X4, whose product MAAAGTHSPGGPNGIIRSQSFAGFSTLQEKRSRCNSFMGNSVAQKKPASKPKKPHLSGHKGGGGGSREPQPQRLEDVYTALRRGLDEYLEVHQTELDKLMFLMKDMKRNSRLGVLYDLDKQIKAIERYMRRLEFHMSKVDELYEAFCIQSRLRDGAGRMKQAFTSSPSTKATKESVAEVNRRYKEYTENMSAFESDLENLLGEFHIKMKGLAGFARLCPGDQYEIFMRYGRQRWKLKGRIEVNSRQSWDGDEMIFMPLVSDFINIKVTELKGLATHLLVGSVICETKELFTAMPQAVAVDVNDLGTVKLNLEVAWYPFDVEDLTLSSGNVSKAAALQRRVSVYSQGTPETPTFQDAAFFSTLPDDVFENGSSAECQRLSFAFSDASSPSPAPSSHSPAPSNPEITVTAPDTDASASPSGLREGSIAEEDEEGEGEEDGETDSGTSAGPEESEWERTESRRDAVAPEDVFLDHADRLKPVQLDQDDEDEGGNLTRQLVKRLTSSSGADEEGGGAPAEGGGLEDAIHGLLLTLEALTQRCRELQDLEQEVMRLEDLLKCRLPGHRSRSSSLSLTVESALESFDFLNTSDFDDDDTGDDAVVLAAPPPHRLPPFDGDVDRIGGQHPEARGHLSEALTEDTGVGNSVAGSPLPLTTGNDNLDAALVVHLQYCQRLIQALSDGGVSGWRRRGVLRKLSSQTALLEELAEVIVDHPAALSSPAEAVPGLAARRGLMALWAECSGSPGLFHTTLDRVLSHMTRRYQETLMEKYPQSCHAVISLVAREMADRNDEPDASDGPRRDVVTVFLFHAYVAEHQVGDMETHLLHLAEEGLFTERLRGGDAPQCILALQEVPAWRLWPHSATLRTLASLLTSDDPGVSEAAADYLANAAAPPHAHFRNKAVECYTEALSEASVHSQRAACAALSCLQAVESVRAVAALCDSADEELRHVAIETLLTFGEEGRLAYEQLDTVPREMIRLGGRRANAVTTAF is encoded by the exons gtgtaaCTCGTTCATGGGCAACTCTGTGGCGCAGAAGAAGCCCGCATCCAAGCCCAAGAAGCCTCACTTGTCCGGCCAcaagggcggcggcggcggctcccGTGAGCCTCAGCCCCAAAGATTGGAGGACGTCTACACCGCGCTCAGACGAGGCCTGGA TGAATATTTGGAGGTGCACCAGACGGAGTTGGACAAGCTGATGTTTCTCATGAAGGACATGAAGAGGAACTCGCGGCTG GGCGTGCTCTACGATCTTGACAAG CAAATCAAAGCCATCGAGAGGTACATGAGACGTCTGGAGTTTCACATGAgcaag GTGGACGAGCTGTACGAGGCCTTCTGCATCCAGAGTCGGCTGCGCGACGGAGCCGGCCGCATGAAGCAGGCCTTCACCTCCTCGCCCTCCACCAAGGCCACCAAGGAGAGCGTCGCCGAGGTCAACCGCCGCTACAAAGAATACACCGAG AACATGAGCGCCTTTGAGAGCGATCTGGAGAACTTGCTCGGGGAATTTCACATCAAGATGAAAG GTTTGGCAGGCTTTGCCCGCCTCTGCCCGGGAGACCAGTATGAG ATCTTCATGCGTTACGGTCGGCAGCGGTGGAAGCTGAAGGGCCGGATCGAGGTGAACTCCAGGCAGAGTTGGGACGGAGACGAGATGATCTTCATGCCGCTCGTCAGCGACTTCATCAACATCAAG GTGACGGAACTGAAGGGCCTGGCCACGCACTTGCTGGTGGGCAGCGTCATCTGCGAGACCAAGGAGCTGTTCACCGCCATGCCGCAGGCGGTGGCCGTGGACGTCAACGACCTCGGCACCGTCAAGCTCAACCTGGAGGTCGCCTGGTA CCCCTTCGACGTGGAGGACCTGACGCTGTCGTCGGGCAACGTGAGCAAGGCGGCGGCGCTGCAGCGGCGGGTGTCTGTCTACAGTCAGGGCACGCCCGAGACGCCCACCTTCCAGGACGCCGCCTTCTTT TCGACCCTACCGGACGACGTGTTTGAAAACGGCAGCTCGGCGGAGTGCCAGCGTCTGTCCTTCGCCTTCTCGGACGCGTCCAGCCCGAGCCCGGCGCCCAGCTCGCACTCGCCGGCGCCGTCCAACCCGGAGATCACCGTCACGGCGCCCGACACGGACGCGTCGGCCTCGCCCTCCGGGCTGCGGGAGGGCTCCATCGccgaggaagacgaggagggagagggagaggaagaCGGCGAGACTGATAGCGGCACGAGCGCCGGCCCGGAGGAGTCGGAGTGGGAACGGACCGAGTCCCGACGTGACGCCGTGGCGCCCGAGGACGTCTTCCTGGACCACGCGGACCGGCTCAAACCGGTCCAGTTGGACCAAG ACGACGAGGACGAAGGCGGCAACCTGACGCGGCAGCTGGTCAAGCGGCTGACGTCGTCGTCGGGGGCGGACGAGGAGGGGGGCGGCGCCCCCGCGGAGGGCGGCGGCCTGGAGGACGCCATCCACGGGTTGCTCCTGACGCTGGAGGCGCTGACGCAGCGATGCCGAGAGCTGCAGGACTTGGAGCAGGAAGTCATGCGGCTGGAGGACCTCTTGAAG TGCCGCCTGCCGGGCCACAGGAGTCGCTCGTCCAGCCTCAGCCTGACGGTGGAAAGCGCGCTCGAGAGCTTCGACTTCCTCAACACGTCCGATTTTGACGACGACGACACCGGAGACGACGCCGTCGTCCTCGCCGCGCCGCCGCCGCACCGGTTGCCGCCGTTCGACGGTGATGTTGATAGGATCGG GGGGCAGCACCCCGAGGCTCGAGGTCACCTGAGCGAAGCCCTGACGGAGGACACGGGCGTGGGCAACAGCGTGGCGGGCAGCCCCTTGCCCCTCACCACCGGCAACGACAACCTGGACGCCGCCCTTGTGGTCCACCTGCAGTACTGCCAGCGCCTCATccag GCGCTGAGCGACGGCGGCGTGAGCGGGTGGCGCCGGCGCGGCGTCCTCCGCAAGCTTTCGTCTCAGACGGCGCTGCTGGAAGAGCTGGCCGAGGTCATCGTGGACCACCCGGCGGCGCTGTCGTCCCCCGCCGAGG CGGTGCCGGGCCTGGCGGCGCGCCGAGGTCTGATGGCGTTGTGGGCGGAGTGCAGCGGTTCTCCGGGACTCTTCCACACCACGCTCGACCGAGTGTTGAGTCACATGACGCGGCGCTACCAGGAAACGCTAATGGAGAAATACCCGCAAAGCTGCCACGCAG TGATCTCTTTGGTGGCGCGCGAGATGGCCGACCGAAACGACGAGCCGGACGCATCGGACGGGCCGAGGCGGGACGTCGTCACCGTGTTTCTGTTTCACGCGTACGTGGCGGAACATCAAGTCGGCGACATGGAGACGCACCTGCTGCACTTGGCCGAGGAGG GGTTGTTTACTGAGCGATTGCGGGGCGGAGACGCGCCTCAGTGCATATTGGCGCTGCAGGAGGTGCCCGCGTGGCGCCTGTGGCCTCACAGCGCCACCCTGAGGACGCTGGCCTCGCTGCTGACCTCCGACGACCCCGGCGTCAGCGAGGCGGCCGCCGACTACCTCGCCAACGCCGCCGCGCCGCCGCACGCCCATTTTAGGAACAAG gCGGTGGAGTGTTACACCGAGGCTCTGTCGGAGGCGAGCGTCCACAGCCAGAGAGCGGCGTGCGCGGCGCTCAGCTGCCTGCAG GCGGTGGAGAGCGTCCGGGCCGTGGCGGCGCTGTGCGACTCGGCCGACGAGGAGCTGCGCCACGTCGCCATAGAAACCCTGCTCACGTTCG GCGAGGAAGGTCGTCTGGCCTACGAGCAACTGGACACAGTGCCGCGAGAAATGATTCGCTTGGGCGGGCGGCGGGCGAACGCCGTCACCACCGCCTTTTAA
- the ripor2 gene encoding rho family-interacting cell polarization regulator 2 isoform X3, protein MEPRAKMLNHIWMKRYGYYYSVSSRIPEIMAAAGTHSPGGPNGIIRSQSFAGFSTLQEKRSRCNSFMGNSVAQKKPASKPKKPHLSGHKGGGGGSREPQPQRLEDVYTALRRGLDEYLEVHQTELDKLMFLMKDMKRNSRLGVLYDLDKQIKAIERYMRRLEFHMSKVDELYEAFCIQSRLRDGAGRMKQAFTSSPSTKATKESVAEVNRRYKEYTENMSAFESDLENLLGEFHIKMKGLAGFARLCPGDQYEIFMRYGRQRWKLKGRIEVNSRQSWDGDEMIFMPLVSDFINIKVTELKGLATHLLVGSVICETKELFTAMPQAVAVDVNDLGTVKLNLEVAWYPFDVEDLTLSSGNVSKAAALQRRVSVYSQGTPETPTFQDAAFFSTLPDDVFENGSSAECQRLSFAFSDASSPSPAPSSHSPAPSNPEITVTAPDTDASASPSGLREGSIAEEDEEGEGEEDGETDSGTSAGPEESEWERTESRRDAVAPEDVFLDHADRLKPVQLDQDDEDEGGNLTRQLVKRLTSSSGADEEGGGAPAEGGGLEDAIHGLLLTLEALTQRCRELQDLEQEVMRLEDLLKCRLPGHRSRSSSLSLTVESALESFDFLNTSDFDDDDTGDDAVVLAAPPPHRLPPFDGDVDRIGGQHPEARGHLSEALTEDTGVGNSVAGSPLPLTTGNDNLDAALVVHLQYCQRLIQALSDGGVSGWRRRGVLRKLSSQTALLEELAEVIVDHPAALSSPAEAVPGLAARRGLMALWAECSGSPGLFHTTLDRVLSHMTRRYQETLMEKYPQSCHAVISLVAREMADRNDEPDASDGPRRDVVTVFLFHAYVAEHQVGDMETHLLHLAEEGLFTERLRGGDAPQCILALQEVPAWRLWPHSATLRTLASLLTSDDPGVSEAAADYLANAAAPPHAHFRNKAVECYTEALSEASVHSQRAACAALSCLQAVESVRAVAALCDSADEELRHVAIETLLTFGEEGRLAYEQLDTVPREMIRLGGRRANAVTTAF, encoded by the exons gtgtaaCTCGTTCATGGGCAACTCTGTGGCGCAGAAGAAGCCCGCATCCAAGCCCAAGAAGCCTCACTTGTCCGGCCAcaagggcggcggcggcggctcccGTGAGCCTCAGCCCCAAAGATTGGAGGACGTCTACACCGCGCTCAGACGAGGCCTGGA TGAATATTTGGAGGTGCACCAGACGGAGTTGGACAAGCTGATGTTTCTCATGAAGGACATGAAGAGGAACTCGCGGCTG GGCGTGCTCTACGATCTTGACAAG CAAATCAAAGCCATCGAGAGGTACATGAGACGTCTGGAGTTTCACATGAgcaag GTGGACGAGCTGTACGAGGCCTTCTGCATCCAGAGTCGGCTGCGCGACGGAGCCGGCCGCATGAAGCAGGCCTTCACCTCCTCGCCCTCCACCAAGGCCACCAAGGAGAGCGTCGCCGAGGTCAACCGCCGCTACAAAGAATACACCGAG AACATGAGCGCCTTTGAGAGCGATCTGGAGAACTTGCTCGGGGAATTTCACATCAAGATGAAAG GTTTGGCAGGCTTTGCCCGCCTCTGCCCGGGAGACCAGTATGAG ATCTTCATGCGTTACGGTCGGCAGCGGTGGAAGCTGAAGGGCCGGATCGAGGTGAACTCCAGGCAGAGTTGGGACGGAGACGAGATGATCTTCATGCCGCTCGTCAGCGACTTCATCAACATCAAG GTGACGGAACTGAAGGGCCTGGCCACGCACTTGCTGGTGGGCAGCGTCATCTGCGAGACCAAGGAGCTGTTCACCGCCATGCCGCAGGCGGTGGCCGTGGACGTCAACGACCTCGGCACCGTCAAGCTCAACCTGGAGGTCGCCTGGTA CCCCTTCGACGTGGAGGACCTGACGCTGTCGTCGGGCAACGTGAGCAAGGCGGCGGCGCTGCAGCGGCGGGTGTCTGTCTACAGTCAGGGCACGCCCGAGACGCCCACCTTCCAGGACGCCGCCTTCTTT TCGACCCTACCGGACGACGTGTTTGAAAACGGCAGCTCGGCGGAGTGCCAGCGTCTGTCCTTCGCCTTCTCGGACGCGTCCAGCCCGAGCCCGGCGCCCAGCTCGCACTCGCCGGCGCCGTCCAACCCGGAGATCACCGTCACGGCGCCCGACACGGACGCGTCGGCCTCGCCCTCCGGGCTGCGGGAGGGCTCCATCGccgaggaagacgaggagggagagggagaggaagaCGGCGAGACTGATAGCGGCACGAGCGCCGGCCCGGAGGAGTCGGAGTGGGAACGGACCGAGTCCCGACGTGACGCCGTGGCGCCCGAGGACGTCTTCCTGGACCACGCGGACCGGCTCAAACCGGTCCAGTTGGACCAAG ACGACGAGGACGAAGGCGGCAACCTGACGCGGCAGCTGGTCAAGCGGCTGACGTCGTCGTCGGGGGCGGACGAGGAGGGGGGCGGCGCCCCCGCGGAGGGCGGCGGCCTGGAGGACGCCATCCACGGGTTGCTCCTGACGCTGGAGGCGCTGACGCAGCGATGCCGAGAGCTGCAGGACTTGGAGCAGGAAGTCATGCGGCTGGAGGACCTCTTGAAG TGCCGCCTGCCGGGCCACAGGAGTCGCTCGTCCAGCCTCAGCCTGACGGTGGAAAGCGCGCTCGAGAGCTTCGACTTCCTCAACACGTCCGATTTTGACGACGACGACACCGGAGACGACGCCGTCGTCCTCGCCGCGCCGCCGCCGCACCGGTTGCCGCCGTTCGACGGTGATGTTGATAGGATCGG GGGGCAGCACCCCGAGGCTCGAGGTCACCTGAGCGAAGCCCTGACGGAGGACACGGGCGTGGGCAACAGCGTGGCGGGCAGCCCCTTGCCCCTCACCACCGGCAACGACAACCTGGACGCCGCCCTTGTGGTCCACCTGCAGTACTGCCAGCGCCTCATccag GCGCTGAGCGACGGCGGCGTGAGCGGGTGGCGCCGGCGCGGCGTCCTCCGCAAGCTTTCGTCTCAGACGGCGCTGCTGGAAGAGCTGGCCGAGGTCATCGTGGACCACCCGGCGGCGCTGTCGTCCCCCGCCGAGG CGGTGCCGGGCCTGGCGGCGCGCCGAGGTCTGATGGCGTTGTGGGCGGAGTGCAGCGGTTCTCCGGGACTCTTCCACACCACGCTCGACCGAGTGTTGAGTCACATGACGCGGCGCTACCAGGAAACGCTAATGGAGAAATACCCGCAAAGCTGCCACGCAG TGATCTCTTTGGTGGCGCGCGAGATGGCCGACCGAAACGACGAGCCGGACGCATCGGACGGGCCGAGGCGGGACGTCGTCACCGTGTTTCTGTTTCACGCGTACGTGGCGGAACATCAAGTCGGCGACATGGAGACGCACCTGCTGCACTTGGCCGAGGAGG GGTTGTTTACTGAGCGATTGCGGGGCGGAGACGCGCCTCAGTGCATATTGGCGCTGCAGGAGGTGCCCGCGTGGCGCCTGTGGCCTCACAGCGCCACCCTGAGGACGCTGGCCTCGCTGCTGACCTCCGACGACCCCGGCGTCAGCGAGGCGGCCGCCGACTACCTCGCCAACGCCGCCGCGCCGCCGCACGCCCATTTTAGGAACAAG gCGGTGGAGTGTTACACCGAGGCTCTGTCGGAGGCGAGCGTCCACAGCCAGAGAGCGGCGTGCGCGGCGCTCAGCTGCCTGCAG GCGGTGGAGAGCGTCCGGGCCGTGGCGGCGCTGTGCGACTCGGCCGACGAGGAGCTGCGCCACGTCGCCATAGAAACCCTGCTCACGTTCG GCGAGGAAGGTCGTCTGGCCTACGAGCAACTGGACACAGTGCCGCGAGAAATGATTCGCTTGGGCGGGCGGCGGGCGAACGCCGTCACCACCGCCTTTTAA
- the ripor2 gene encoding rho family-interacting cell polarization regulator 2 isoform X1, whose translation MLLPHKGWTQEVAAWPFLAGDFFLLGGSLAPMELPGHLNWFRNHPRRPRGHPRGFNGVSSRIPEIMAAAGTHSPGGPNGIIRSQSFAGFSTLQEKRSRCNSFMGNSVAQKKPASKPKKPHLSGHKGGGGGSREPQPQRLEDVYTALRRGLDEYLEVHQTELDKLMFLMKDMKRNSRLGVLYDLDKQIKAIERYMRRLEFHMSKVDELYEAFCIQSRLRDGAGRMKQAFTSSPSTKATKESVAEVNRRYKEYTENMSAFESDLENLLGEFHIKMKGLAGFARLCPGDQYEIFMRYGRQRWKLKGRIEVNSRQSWDGDEMIFMPLVSDFINIKVTELKGLATHLLVGSVICETKELFTAMPQAVAVDVNDLGTVKLNLEVAWYPFDVEDLTLSSGNVSKAAALQRRVSVYSQGTPETPTFQDAAFFSTLPDDVFENGSSAECQRLSFAFSDASSPSPAPSSHSPAPSNPEITVTAPDTDASASPSGLREGSIAEEDEEGEGEEDGETDSGTSAGPEESEWERTESRRDAVAPEDVFLDHADRLKPVQLDQDDEDEGGNLTRQLVKRLTSSSGADEEGGGAPAEGGGLEDAIHGLLLTLEALTQRCRELQDLEQEVMRLEDLLKCRLPGHRSRSSSLSLTVESALESFDFLNTSDFDDDDTGDDAVVLAAPPPHRLPPFDGDVDRIGGQHPEARGHLSEALTEDTGVGNSVAGSPLPLTTGNDNLDAALVVHLQYCQRLIQALSDGGVSGWRRRGVLRKLSSQTALLEELAEVIVDHPAALSSPAEAVPGLAARRGLMALWAECSGSPGLFHTTLDRVLSHMTRRYQETLMEKYPQSCHAVISLVAREMADRNDEPDASDGPRRDVVTVFLFHAYVAEHQVGDMETHLLHLAEEGLFTERLRGGDAPQCILALQEVPAWRLWPHSATLRTLASLLTSDDPGVSEAAADYLANAAAPPHAHFRNKAVECYTEALSEASVHSQRAACAALSCLQAVESVRAVAALCDSADEELRHVAIETLLTFGEEGRLAYEQLDTVPREMIRLGGRRANAVTTAF comes from the exons gtgtaaCTCGTTCATGGGCAACTCTGTGGCGCAGAAGAAGCCCGCATCCAAGCCCAAGAAGCCTCACTTGTCCGGCCAcaagggcggcggcggcggctcccGTGAGCCTCAGCCCCAAAGATTGGAGGACGTCTACACCGCGCTCAGACGAGGCCTGGA TGAATATTTGGAGGTGCACCAGACGGAGTTGGACAAGCTGATGTTTCTCATGAAGGACATGAAGAGGAACTCGCGGCTG GGCGTGCTCTACGATCTTGACAAG CAAATCAAAGCCATCGAGAGGTACATGAGACGTCTGGAGTTTCACATGAgcaag GTGGACGAGCTGTACGAGGCCTTCTGCATCCAGAGTCGGCTGCGCGACGGAGCCGGCCGCATGAAGCAGGCCTTCACCTCCTCGCCCTCCACCAAGGCCACCAAGGAGAGCGTCGCCGAGGTCAACCGCCGCTACAAAGAATACACCGAG AACATGAGCGCCTTTGAGAGCGATCTGGAGAACTTGCTCGGGGAATTTCACATCAAGATGAAAG GTTTGGCAGGCTTTGCCCGCCTCTGCCCGGGAGACCAGTATGAG ATCTTCATGCGTTACGGTCGGCAGCGGTGGAAGCTGAAGGGCCGGATCGAGGTGAACTCCAGGCAGAGTTGGGACGGAGACGAGATGATCTTCATGCCGCTCGTCAGCGACTTCATCAACATCAAG GTGACGGAACTGAAGGGCCTGGCCACGCACTTGCTGGTGGGCAGCGTCATCTGCGAGACCAAGGAGCTGTTCACCGCCATGCCGCAGGCGGTGGCCGTGGACGTCAACGACCTCGGCACCGTCAAGCTCAACCTGGAGGTCGCCTGGTA CCCCTTCGACGTGGAGGACCTGACGCTGTCGTCGGGCAACGTGAGCAAGGCGGCGGCGCTGCAGCGGCGGGTGTCTGTCTACAGTCAGGGCACGCCCGAGACGCCCACCTTCCAGGACGCCGCCTTCTTT TCGACCCTACCGGACGACGTGTTTGAAAACGGCAGCTCGGCGGAGTGCCAGCGTCTGTCCTTCGCCTTCTCGGACGCGTCCAGCCCGAGCCCGGCGCCCAGCTCGCACTCGCCGGCGCCGTCCAACCCGGAGATCACCGTCACGGCGCCCGACACGGACGCGTCGGCCTCGCCCTCCGGGCTGCGGGAGGGCTCCATCGccgaggaagacgaggagggagagggagaggaagaCGGCGAGACTGATAGCGGCACGAGCGCCGGCCCGGAGGAGTCGGAGTGGGAACGGACCGAGTCCCGACGTGACGCCGTGGCGCCCGAGGACGTCTTCCTGGACCACGCGGACCGGCTCAAACCGGTCCAGTTGGACCAAG ACGACGAGGACGAAGGCGGCAACCTGACGCGGCAGCTGGTCAAGCGGCTGACGTCGTCGTCGGGGGCGGACGAGGAGGGGGGCGGCGCCCCCGCGGAGGGCGGCGGCCTGGAGGACGCCATCCACGGGTTGCTCCTGACGCTGGAGGCGCTGACGCAGCGATGCCGAGAGCTGCAGGACTTGGAGCAGGAAGTCATGCGGCTGGAGGACCTCTTGAAG TGCCGCCTGCCGGGCCACAGGAGTCGCTCGTCCAGCCTCAGCCTGACGGTGGAAAGCGCGCTCGAGAGCTTCGACTTCCTCAACACGTCCGATTTTGACGACGACGACACCGGAGACGACGCCGTCGTCCTCGCCGCGCCGCCGCCGCACCGGTTGCCGCCGTTCGACGGTGATGTTGATAGGATCGG GGGGCAGCACCCCGAGGCTCGAGGTCACCTGAGCGAAGCCCTGACGGAGGACACGGGCGTGGGCAACAGCGTGGCGGGCAGCCCCTTGCCCCTCACCACCGGCAACGACAACCTGGACGCCGCCCTTGTGGTCCACCTGCAGTACTGCCAGCGCCTCATccag GCGCTGAGCGACGGCGGCGTGAGCGGGTGGCGCCGGCGCGGCGTCCTCCGCAAGCTTTCGTCTCAGACGGCGCTGCTGGAAGAGCTGGCCGAGGTCATCGTGGACCACCCGGCGGCGCTGTCGTCCCCCGCCGAGG CGGTGCCGGGCCTGGCGGCGCGCCGAGGTCTGATGGCGTTGTGGGCGGAGTGCAGCGGTTCTCCGGGACTCTTCCACACCACGCTCGACCGAGTGTTGAGTCACATGACGCGGCGCTACCAGGAAACGCTAATGGAGAAATACCCGCAAAGCTGCCACGCAG TGATCTCTTTGGTGGCGCGCGAGATGGCCGACCGAAACGACGAGCCGGACGCATCGGACGGGCCGAGGCGGGACGTCGTCACCGTGTTTCTGTTTCACGCGTACGTGGCGGAACATCAAGTCGGCGACATGGAGACGCACCTGCTGCACTTGGCCGAGGAGG GGTTGTTTACTGAGCGATTGCGGGGCGGAGACGCGCCTCAGTGCATATTGGCGCTGCAGGAGGTGCCCGCGTGGCGCCTGTGGCCTCACAGCGCCACCCTGAGGACGCTGGCCTCGCTGCTGACCTCCGACGACCCCGGCGTCAGCGAGGCGGCCGCCGACTACCTCGCCAACGCCGCCGCGCCGCCGCACGCCCATTTTAGGAACAAG gCGGTGGAGTGTTACACCGAGGCTCTGTCGGAGGCGAGCGTCCACAGCCAGAGAGCGGCGTGCGCGGCGCTCAGCTGCCTGCAG GCGGTGGAGAGCGTCCGGGCCGTGGCGGCGCTGTGCGACTCGGCCGACGAGGAGCTGCGCCACGTCGCCATAGAAACCCTGCTCACGTTCG GCGAGGAAGGTCGTCTGGCCTACGAGCAACTGGACACAGTGCCGCGAGAAATGATTCGCTTGGGCGGGCGGCGGGCGAACGCCGTCACCACCGCCTTTTAA